A region of the Geomonas subterranea genome:
GGATGTCATAGAGGTCGTCCCGGTTGAAGGGGGCGGTGTCGCCCGGGCCCGAAAACTTGGCATCGAACCTGGTCCCGGTAACCTTCGGGTACTTGTATTTCAGATCGGAGGCGAGGATGGTAAGTTCCATGGTGTCACTCCTGGTGGCAACCGCACCTGGAAGCGGTGCAGGCGCTGAGGCAGGCTGGCGGTCGGGCCGTCTCGCTGTGGCGGTCGAACCGGTCCAGGGAGGCCCTGGTGATGAACCATCCCTGGTCGGAGAGGGTTCCCTGCAGCACATTCTGCTTGAGCAGCATGAGGACCCGCGTTTCCGTGGTGGATAGTTCCGCTGCGGCCTCGGCCGCAGTGAGGTGCGCGATACCGTCGATGATCTCTGTCATGGCAGATCCTCCTTGAGACCCGAACTTTACACGGAGCGTGCCATCGGGGGGGGCGGGGTGGGTTTGCCTAATTTTCGGATAGTTACCGCGCCGGCGCTCCCTGGGCGGTCCCCGCATGTTGCTCATTAAATAGCCAGTGTGCCTGTCCGGGTGCACGCTGACAGCCTCATGGTCCGGCACCCGCACGACGAGAGTGTGATCCGCGGGCTCCGATGACAGGTCATATCGGGAGTTGATAACAAAGGCGAGACATAGTACCCTGCAGCGGTAATTCATCTTCGTCCGTGAGAGATTTTATGCCGACACAATTGCAACTCGAATCACTGAGCGGGCTCCTCGAAGCTGAACTTCCGTCTTTGGTTGAGATCTATGAGCATCTGCACGCGCATCCCGAACTGTCCGGGCAGGAGCGGGAGACTGCCTCGTTGCTGGCGGGCGAGCTGAAAGCGCTGGGGTTCACGGTCACCGAGGAGCTCGGCAGGTACAGCAGGTTCGACTGGCCCGGTTTCGGCGTGCTGGCGGTACTGGAGAATGGGCCGGGACCGGCGCTGCTGGTGCGGGCGGACATGGACGCGCTGCCGGTGGAGGAGAAGACGGGGCTGCCGTACGCCAGCGCGGCGAGGGCGGTCTACCGCGACGGCGCCGAGGTGCCGGTGATGCACGCCTGCGGGCACGACGTTCACGTCGCCTGCCTGCTCGGGGCGGCGCGGGTGCTGGCCCGGGCGAGGGATTGCTGGTCCGGGACGCTGGTGCTGGTGGGGCAGCCCGGGGAAGAGGGGGCGGACGGCGCCCAGGCGATGATCGACGACGGCGCTTACACGCTCTGCCCCAGGCCGGATTACGCCCTCGCGCTGCACAGCACCCTTTTCCTGAAGGCCGGGACTGCCGGGTACGCTCCCGGCAACTTCCTCGCCAGCTTTACCGAGGTGGAGATCGTGTTGCGCGGGGTGGGGGCGCACGGTTCGGCGCCCGAGTGCGGCAAGGACCCCGTGGTGATGGCGGCGCAACTCGTGCTCGCCCTGCAGACCATCGTGAGCCGCGAGATCCCCCCCCACGAGCCCGCCGTGGTCACCGTCGGTTCGATCCACGGCGGCGCCGCTTGCAACGTCATTCCCGAAGAAGTGGTGCTGCAACTGAGCATAAGGAGCTTCAGCGACCGGGTGCGTGACCGGATCCTCGACTCGGTGCGGCGCATCTGCGCCGGCGTGGCGCTCGCCGCAGGGGTGCCCGAGGAGCGCTCTCCCGTTGTTTCGGTCCTCGCCTGCCACCCCGCGACCTACAACGATCCCGGCCTGGCCGAACGCGTGGGGGAGGCGCTGCGGGGGCACTCGGGGCGGACAACGTGGTCCGCTCGGAGGCGAAGATGGTGAGTGAGGATTTCGGCTCCTGGGGACTTTCCGGGGAGATCCCGGTCTGCATGTTCTGGCTGGGAGCGGCCGATCCGGAGCGCTTCGAGGAGGCGCACCGCCAGGGGAAGACGCTCCCCTCGCAGCATTCGCCATTGTACGCGCCACTGCCTGAGCCGACGTTGCGGGCGGGGGTGAAGGCCTTTGTCGCAGCCGCGTGTGATCTGCTTCCGGCGGGATGAAAAGCGGCAACAGGTCCGTGCCCGGGACGGGTCCGGGGCGGCGGCATCAACGTGAAAAAGGGAAGGGGCGCATCGTGAGATGCGCCCTTTCTGTTTTACCCCCTCTCTGTGGCCAGAGGCTGCCGACGCCCTCACCCCGGCCTCTCCCACGGGAGAGGGGGGGCAGAAGGGGAGGCTGGATCAGCGATCCTGGCCCCTCTGGATGGCGCGACCTCCGGTGGATTCGCCGCGTCCGCGTCCCTGCCCTGGCTCGAAGTCACGCACCGGTCGTGCCGGTTCTGCGGGGTCCGCGTTGGGCGCCGGGGGGGTGGCCGGAGCCGGTGCCGGCGCAACCCTCGGATGCTCCACCCGGGGAGTGACCGGCCTCGCCGGTGCCGCGGGTGCGGCAGGAGTTGCGCGGACTGCCGGAGCTGCAGCTGGCGCCTTCACCGCCGGTTCCGCTGCCGGAGCGTGAGGCACGGCACCGCGCGCAGCAGGGGCGCTTGGCGCCGGCGCCGGCGCTTTTGCGCCTTCGGGAGGCTGCACGCCGGGGCGATTCACCGGGCGCGGCTCCCTGCGCCGCCCCTCTCCCTTGCCCGGACGTCCGGCAGGGGGCTCGCCGGTGACGGCAGGAGTCTGCTCCGTACCGGTCTGCACCTGCGGCTGCTGCTTGGGCGGCGCCGGTGTACGCTGCCTCCCCGGCTGGGGTTGCGGCTTCACCGGCGCGCCCGGAGGCTGCACGGTTTCGCCCCTGGGGGGCGCGGGCGCCGGCTGCTGCCGGGTTGCCGGCGGGGGAGTGC
Encoded here:
- a CDS encoding amidohydrolase codes for the protein MPTQLQLESLSGLLEAELPSLVEIYEHLHAHPELSGQERETASLLAGELKALGFTVTEELGRYSRFDWPGFGVLAVLENGPGPALLVRADMDALPVEEKTGLPYASAARAVYRDGAEVPVMHACGHDVHVACLLGAARVLARARDCWSGTLVLVGQPGEEGADGAQAMIDDGAYTLCPRPDYALALHSTLFLKAGTAGYAPGNFLASFTEVEIVLRGVGAHGSAPECGKDPVVMAAQLVLALQTIVSREIPPHEPAVVTVGSIHGGAACNVIPEEVVLQLSIRSFSDRVRDRILDSVRRICAGVALAAGVPEERSPVVSVLACHPATYNDPGLAERVGEALRGHSGRTTWSARRRRW